Proteins from a genomic interval of Ictalurus furcatus strain D&B chromosome 2, Billie_1.0, whole genome shotgun sequence:
- the rrn3 gene encoding RNA polymerase I-specific transcription initiation factor RRN3 — MELERDFINTPPPKNVRFGDSIVNTLAKLKQGDTSDYEMIKRQLSDPDIKDAQIISWLQEFRSCITQLDKEHEQLIHTVLRLPWLGRSHAVVDEYLVFLSNLISAQTVYLRSCLKTLVSNFTPRRVKIQEGNVDISDSDDDDENLPRIFDHCHQALQMISRYVPSTSRFLMPILNSNFPFVQKSSRTLECYVHNLLRITVYVPALRRDVLELIISKMLTLDVSAPRGEIEEVESSREQNQGAGAQDDFLFNMDEDESSPHDGGPLMLHAVADRLDTLMLVLLTYLKDMSHVNGVLDVERVKTLYRDLVCVFDKLVLPTHASCHVQFCVFYLCSFRLGLAEAFLDHLWKVLQSPSQPAVLRQAAASYMGSFLARAKFIPIATVRACLDLLVPWLHLYIDSQDSGSKAFCDVSVHGPFYASCQAVFYTLIFRHRAILEGNMKKGLAYLQSLNLERIVMSQLNPLKVCLSAVTNMFAAIMRKYQLVFCYTIIERNNRHMLPVVRSSVGGDSVSTSNNPLDTFFPFDPYLLKRSGRYFESIYQVWEEPSDCMAAPKKEVKKNSTEEEDDFLHGETPQADMVIGSYESHIRSPSSVGSPPIAFLQRPF, encoded by the exons ATGGAGCTGGAGAGAGATTTCATTAACACTCCTCCACCCAAAAATGTGCGGTTCGGGGACAGTATTGTCAACACTCTGGCCAAACTCAAGCAG GGTGACACAAGTGACTATGAGATGATCAAGCGTCAACTTTCAGACCCTGATATTAag GACGCTCAGATCATCAGCTGGCTGCAGGAGTTCAGGTCGTGCATCACACAACTCGACAAAGAACACGAGCAGCTGATCCACACGGTTCTG AGGCTGCCGTGGCTCGGGCGGAGTCACGCCGTGGTGGACGAATACCTGGTGTTCCTCAGCAACCTCATCTCGGCTCAGACCGTGTACCTGAGGTCGTGTCTCAAAACCCTGGTCTCGAATTTCACACCCA GGAGGGTGAAAATCCAGGAAGGGAACGTGGACATATCGGATTCGGACGACGACGACGAGA accTTCCCAGGATATTCGATCACTGTCACCAAGCCCTGCAGATGATCTCAAGATACGTTCCGTC gACCAGCCGGTTCCTGATGCCGATCCTCAACAGCAACTTCCCTTTCGTGCAGAAATCATCCAGAACACTG gaaTGTTACGTTCATAACCTGCTTCGGATCACGGTCTACGTTCCGGCTCTGAGGCGGGACGTCCTGGAGCTCATCATCAGCAAGATGCTCACTCTAGAT GTGAGCGCCCCCCGCGGTGAGATCGAGGAGGTGGAGAGTTCGAGAGAGCAGAACCAAGGCGCAGGGGCTCAGGATGACTTCCTGTTCAACATG GATGAGGACGAGAGCTCTCCGCATGACGGCGGCCCGCTGATGTTGCACGCTGTAGCTGACCGACTGGACACGCTGATGTTAGTGCTGCTGACCTACCTGAAGGATATGAGCCACGTTAATG GTGTGTTGGATGTCGAGAGAGTCAAAACTCTGTACAGagatctggtgtgtgtgttcgaTAAGCTGGTGCTGCCCACGCACGCTTCCTGTCACGTGCAGTTCTGCGTGTTTTACCTGTGCAGCTTCCGCCTG GGTTTAGCTGAAGCCTTCCTGGATCACCTGTGGAAGGTGTTACAGAGCCCGTCTCAGCCCGCTGTCCTCCGCCAGGCCGCCGCCAGCTACATGGGCAGCTTCCTCGCCAGAGCCAAGTTCATTCCCATAGC GACGGTGAGGGCGTGTCTGGACCTGCTGGTTCCTTGGCTTCATCTCTACATAGACAGCCAAGATTCGGGTTCTAAAGCGTTCTGCGACGTTTCTGTGCACGGGCCGTTCTACGCCTCCTGCCAGGCCGTGTTTTACACACTCATCTTCAGACACAGAGCCATCCTGGAGGGCAACATGAAGAAAG gCTTGGCTTATTTACAGAGTTTGAATCTGGAGCGGATCGTCATGAGTCAGCTGAACCCGCTGAAAGTGTGTCTGTCAGCCGTCACCAACATGTTCGCCGCTATCATGAG GAAATACCAGCTGGTGTTCTGCTACACGATCATCGAGCGGAACAACCGCCACATGTTGCCTGTAGTGAGGAGCTCAGTGGGCGGAGACTCTGTCTCCACCAGCAACAATCCTCTGGACACGTTTTTCCCCTTTGACCCGTACTTACTAAAGAG ATCCGGACGGTATTTCGAGTCGATCTATCAGGTGTGGGAAGAGCCGAGCGACTGCATGGCAGCTCCGAAGAAAGAAGTCAAAAAA AATTCTACAGAAGAAGAGGACGACTTCCTACATGGTGAAACTCCTCAGGCTGACATGGTGATCGGGTCGTACGAGTCGCACATCCGCAGCCCCAGCAGTGTGGGCTCTCCACCCATCGCCTTCCTCCAACGGCCCTTctga
- the si:dkeyp-72e1.6 gene encoding transmembrane protein 238-like yields the protein MEEPVLGGLGRCSCAFWLAVAFDACGLVVLLLGVFANIFFYDFLIYAGAIVIFLSLIWWVFWYTGNIEVPPEELEDDVGLLKKKEKGLAGVLRRFSSRIRSSVRRNGTAMSGQGSRSQHGGRGAVVVNVSMTPPQQQQQQQQEELSTVSATVATETSPI from the coding sequence ATGGAGGAGCCGGTTCTGGGCGGTTTGGGCCGGTGCTCGTGCGCGTTCTGGCTGGCCGTGGCGTTCGACGCGTGCGGCCTCGTCGTGCTTCTGCTCGGGGTTTTCGCCAACATCTTCTTCTACGACTTTCTCATCTACGCGGGCGCCATCGTCATCTTCCTCAGCCTGATCTGGTGGGTTTTCTGGTACACGGGGAACATCGAGGTGCCCCCGGAGGAGCTCGAGGACGACGTGGGTCTgctgaagaagaaggaaaaagggCTCGCCGGCGTCCTGAGGAGGTTCTCGAGCCGAATCAGGAGCTCGGTGAGGAGAAACGGGACCGCCATGTCGGGTCAGGGCTCACGGAGCCAACATGGCGGCCGGGGGGCGGTAGTGGTCAACGTGTCCATGACGcctccacaacaacaacaacaacaacaacaagaagaactGAGCACTGTTTCTGCCACTGTGGCTACAGAAACTTCACCCATATGA
- the mpv17l gene encoding mpv17-like protein — protein MRKVFPWLTNVSLYGCLFAGGDLLHQRVTHQDGRELDWKRTRNVALVAFCFHGNWNYFWLRALERRFPGRSLGMVLSKLALDQSFASPLATSVFYTGVSVLEGKEDVFEDWREKFFNTYKTGLMYWPFMQFLNFVLMPLYLRTVFMGCSAFLWAAFLCFSQQSGDGTAATALAWITTSEKRIMSRSANEEK, from the exons ATGAGGAAGGTGTTCCCGTGGCTGACCAACGTGTCTCTCTACGGCTGTCTGTTCGCCGGCGGGGATCTGCTCCATCAGCGCGTGACGCACCAGGACGGCAGAGAGCTGGACTGGAAGCGCACGAGGAACGTAGCGCTCGTGGCGTTCTGTTTCCATGGCAACTGGAACTACTTTTGGCTGCGTGCGCTGGAGCGCCGGTTCCCGGGAAGGTCCCTCGGCATGGTGCTCTCCAAGTTGGCTCTGGATCAGAGCTTCGCGTCGCCCTTAGCAACCAGCGTTTTCTACACAG gAGTGAGTGTATTGGAGGGCAAAGAGGATGTATTTGAGGACTGGAGGGAAAAATTCTTCAACACATATAAG ACAGGACTCATGTACTGGCCCTTCATGCag TTCCTGAACTTCGTGTTGATGCCGCTGTACCTGCGCACCGTGTTCATGGGCTGCTCGGCGTTCCTGTGGGCCGCGTTCCTGTGTTTCTCGCAGCAGAGCGGCGACGGCACCGCGGCCACGGCTCTCGCCTGGATAACCACCTCCGAGAAACGCATCATGAGCCGTAGCGCTAACGAGGAGAAGTGA